The window CTCATGGGCCAGCCCCAGCCGGGCTTCCCCTTTACCAGTGTTGTTGCGGTCGCCGGCCTCTCCGGTAACCTGcagattcaaaaaaaaaaaaaaattctgcaagtCACAGGGTGGGTGAGATAACCGAATGAGGAAGAATGggtatttttttggattgtttTTCTGGCAAATGGACACCCACCGAAGTTTCATTGTTTTTTGCCGTGGTTTTTGAAAACCGGAGCACCGTCGAGTGAAGCCGCAGTTGGCGGCGATTTAACTCCAAAGCATCCAGGCACAAGTGTTGATTCCCATTTTTCCGTTTCTTCCATGTtaattcaaaccctaaacgattttaAGATGAacgttgaaaaaaaaaatagagaaatcaGAAGAGAGCAgggggtttcaaaacccttcttcttagttcgattcgatttcttcttcctacgATCAAAGGCGAGCATGAGTCCTTGGGAAGATccatttgaatattttttttcctaaatcTGAATCCATTTGCAGGtttgggaagatgagttgcaggttttggggaagatagagggcattttggtcagaTGATTTGGTTCAGTTGTTTTAAGAGGAGGGGCAAAATAGTCTTTTAAAAAATCTAATCTGCTGACATCACTAATTAACAGTTAAAGAACTTTTTCCGTTAATTTTTTGGTTCACATTGACATATTGGTCCTTAGTGGGTTGGCATTAATTCCACGGTCCAatgaaaatttccctaaaataaaaagatacaACCAGTGTAACGTGATCAGTGATCACACGATGGTACGTATAGTATACATGTACACACACACATCAAGCAAATATCGTACGTGAAGAGTAATGTACGGAGAGAGGATCCGGACCCTATAAAATGGCCCAACTCTCACTGGAATACCTGAAAAGCACCGAGAGTCATAAGAGAGACAGAATGGTAGGACCGCAACGACCACTTTTCGTGCTGTTTGGGTCTTCCATCGTTCAGTTGAGCTACAGTGATGATGGCTGGGGCGCTACGCTTGCTGACATCTATTCTCGTAAAGTatacacacactctctctctctctcccacccagaataaaagaaaatgctccctccctctctctctctctctcaatcttcaaAGCTGATGATCGACGGGATCTATGGCACCGCTATTTTGTTGCTTCATTTCTGTTTTTCTATGTCGAAATCATGATGTAAAAGACCAGGGGAGACACAGTTCACATCTTTTTTCGTTGTTGTGTTAAGCTATTATCTTTGAATGGTTCTCTTTTTAAAGCTaagaattttttggatttttttttaatggttgaTCGCTTATGACATTTGAGAACTCTTTGCTTTGGTTTGTAGTGGGTGGGTTCCACAGTCCGCACTACTTCCCACAATACATGGCCTTCTTAGAAAATTGCCAactcttttgaaatttgaagtgCGCAccacaaccccctcccccctcctcccaaaaaaaaatcttctggGCGGGGAGGGAGGGTGATTCTTGGAATGAGGTAGTCAAGGCTCTCAGTTGAATCATGATAAGGTTAGGAGGataaattttgaatgaaatatgGGTTTTCTGTTAACTGTTGTGATGTTTACTTACTAAAATTTCAGGAGGAAGAATGCTGTTCTGTTCACCGAGCGCCTGATTGAGTCTAGTCATGTTGGGTTGTTCATATTAGTAACATGTTGAAAACCCATCATTTTGATAGTGAACTTGTGTAGATTAATTGATTGACAGTAGTTTGTCTCTTTTTGCCATCATGTTGATATCCTCTGATGTTTTCAACTTTGATTGTTTGAATAGAAAACCCATATCCAGCAGGAGCTTTCCTACCACCATTGGACCTTACACTAATATATTGACGGTATTCTAACCCATGTTAGGTTAAAGGTAGAGGTTTTTTGACGTGTTctgtttgggttttcttttgagTGGAGGATGTTTAGAGATGTAAGATAGGGATTTCTCTCTAGAAGGTTTCTATGCTTGTTTTGTTCTCTGGCGGTTTGCATGATAGTAAACACAAATTAGGTATAAAACAGCATCAATCCCCTAATACAGAATTCAACTCCTCTCCAAAGGCATAGATGTCTGGGAATGATGTTGAACACTGATTTAGGCTAAGCTAAACCCCTTTCAATGTTTCAGATTGAAGGAAAGCCAAGCACTCATGCTGTGCTGTTAATCTGGCTTCTAATCTTAAGAAGGGTCATCTTGACTCTCCCAGCATATGCTGGAGACATGTTTGCACGTAGCATTTGATTTGAACATCTTATTATCTTTGGTATCAAAATAAGCTTGCTTTGCTGTCTCTTTTTGCACTGTTCTTGTTCTTGGAGGTGGCCTGAAATGAGCACTTATTTGCTATATAGTGGGGTATTTGGTTGACGCTTCAAAATCTCATTGAGTTGAACAATTAACATCAGATTCAAATCCTCCTGAAGATGTTGGGTCTTAGACACCTTGAAATCAAAGCAGTGTCTATTTTGTTgagttttctttttagttttgtgGAAGATGGGTGCAATTGGCTGCCTGTAATTATCTGATCCCTCCTTAGTGTTGATCACGTTACTGATTCCATTGCAACTTATTTGTCTATTCGTTTCGTCTATATCTTTGACTcttctgattttgtattttgtttatCTCTTTTACCTTTACTGAATTTTCAGCGTTCTTCATGTTTACACCCATTCCTTACTTAACTTATTGCCATAGAATCTCTATTAGTCAACTCAACCAAGTCTTGCCTCAGGATATTTAGGTTCAGCTACTCAAATCCTATCCCTTGATTCCAATCTATATAGCACCATATCTTCTATTAGAGCATAGGCCATCAGGCCTTCTCACATTATCTTGACCAACAATCTTTCTAGTCTTCCCTCTGTCCTTTTAGAGCCTTCAACTTGCATTCTATTGCTCTCATTGACtcagtttttagtttttgataTCAAACCATCTCAGTTTACTCTCTCAGATTGTTACCTAGTTGATGCTACTAGGCTACagcaaaatgcatttttttctaattttatccTTTCTGGTCTTGCAACTCATCGGCCTCTAAATCATCATTTCAGCGTGACTCATTCTTTGGACTTGTTTATTGATATTCTGTTCTAAAAATTATTACTAATTTGCTGTCTTTCTTAGATCATTCACTTAATTTTCATCATTTCTTACATTATCCTCAAACTCATGCCTTCTCCCCACCATTTTTTCCCACCAGTCAACATTCCTTCCTCATTGTAAATTTGCGTACCTTACTCAAATTAAACCCTTTTTACAGTTTCTATTATTTCACTTCTCTATGGATCCTAATAGGACAAGTTGTCTCATAACATACCACATATAAGCTCTAATGTCATATTATTCTTCATACAAATATCCTTATATTTTCATAATCCTATCTGTTACATTGACTTGTTAAAACTTCATCTATAATTTCCTTCTGCAAACTATTGTTTGTAGCATATTTTCATTTCCAACCCTCAGTTAGCTCACAACCAAAGAACAGCAAAGTGTGAACTGGTCAAGAGAATTACGTGGGAAAATACTTAAATGGAATGCATATAAGATGAAGAATGAATTAAGTAGCGCTGTGGTGTCAATTTGAACCTGTTCCTTTAGCAATGCTTAAAATTTAATTCCATGTAAGTGGGAAGAACATATCACATCAACGATTGACAGAATACTACCTTCATCATTGAAGCATAATAAACACAAGCACCTACTTCTTCTTTCCTACAATTGTATTTACGTTTAAAAGTGACGTGCTTTTACTTGTGCTGTGGTATAGGCAGACATATTGTTGCGAGGATATAGTGGTTGGAATTCGAGGCGTGCTCTCCAAGTTGTCAATCAAGTGTTTCCAAAGgtgtgtatgtatgtatagTATGTCTTCTatgtattttattatttggaGCAAACATTCATCTCTATCTCAAAGTTCACCAATGATGATGTATTGGGAATGTTTTGCTGCTAATACGATCATTTGAGAGTAATCTGGAAATAGACTTATTCTGAACAAATTAGCCCACCGATTTCTTTTAGTGGACTTATTTTACATATGAGATAGGCTTTACATGCACTTCATGTCAGTTGAAATGATTCAAAATGAGTTAAACATAGAACTTGGAGTATGTTTGCTAATATACTTACAACCAAACTTGTAATTTAAATCAACCCATGTTACTGATTATCATCAGCTATGGTGGTTGATGAGGAATGATAAGGTTTGTCTGCCTCAATAGCCTGCCATGAGTTGTATGCAAAGTGAAAATGGGTGTGATTGATGACAAAAAGATGTTGTAGCCCATTGAGTCTTCAGGAAGCTCCAACCACTTTGCTTCTATGGCAACCATTACTGTCAACCGGCTGGAGGCTGATTGCTGGTGGAAAATCTGGAATCTCAAACATGCTGAACATGCTAGGGTTTCACCCTCAAATCTCGAAGATCAACACTTTATAAATAGAAGATAGGATATAGGAAATACCCTTATTTGGTGGCAGTGCATTTGATTCTTATATTTACTATTTCTAATATGTATTTTgagaatttatatatatatatacatataaacgTCTGAACCTATTTCGGATATCAACTGTTTTTtacatttccatttttttaaaatgaagaTCATACCAAACAACCCATTTTGGAATTAAAAGCCATTATggttcaaaaaataaaaaatgaaaaagcaaTAGCAAACGTTTCCTAAGTAGGCTTATCACCAGTTCAACATGCATGCTATAGTTTGATAATCCTCTCCTACACAAAAGTAAGAAGTATTGGATACACTCTTTAATTAACAAAATCTGTCTGAAGTTACTGAGGACTGATATCAATCTCTGAAATTTGGTAATAATCTTTTGTCTTATCCTATTTATATGGTGGTGCAAAATAAAACCAGTTTCTTTCACTTGACTTGATTCTGCAGCATATGGACCTGGCATTCTGACTCAGGCTTTCAGGTagtttttttttactaattgCTTTGTTGTTGTCTTTGTTGTAGGATGCTTCTGTACAGCCTTCATTGGTGATAGTTTACTTTGGGGGAAATGATTCAGTGGGCCCTCACTCATCTGGCTTGGGACCGCATGTACCACTTCCAGAATATAttgaaaacatgagaaagaTTGCAATTCATCTTAAGGTATGTTTTTTGCATTATAGCAATGTAGCCTGGTCGCACCTTTTCAAGTCTGATGGACTCACAAGGCAGTGTTATGGAAAGTCCATTAGGGGCTTAGTGACAGGGAGATTCTAGTATTATTCTCATAAAGAATTAACGTGTTTGGTAATTTTCTTATTAAATGTCTGGTCTTCTTCTCCACgccacttctttttcttcacctGGATACCCAAGGATGCTTGTAACCATTTATTCTGATTTTGTCTGCACTAGTTCTGTTTCTGGACAGTCCTTAAGTTTGATCTAGAATAGAGCTTTTCTCCTTCCTGAATAAggtttttatttcctttctgaTAACCAGAGCCTCTCAGAGAAAACACgcattatttttcttagttgTCCTCCTGTCAATGAGGAGATGATCCATGAAAGCAATTCAAGGTATATTGATTCCCATTTTGCATTTCTTGTTTCATAGTCTTTCAAGAGCATTAATTTAAGTCCTTCCCTTTTCTGTTTGATCTGAAACCAGGTACAGTGGTGGTATATTTTGCCATCTAGATCGGACTAATGAAGCCTGCCAAAGATACTCAGAAGCTTGTTTAGAGCTTTGTAGGGAGATTGATGTGAAGGCTATTGATCTATGGTCTGCAATTCAAAAAAGGGATGATTGGATGACTACTTCCTTTACGTAAGTTTCTTGTCTTTATTTATACTAGAGCCTATATTCTATCTAACCAGTGGGTGGTTCATGTTTTATGAGCACCTACACATTGAAGATGATCTACTATCATATCATAATCAAGGTTAAATACATAGAAGATGGGAGTCCATCACCAAATCCTTCTTATGTGGTCTTACATTGCCAAAAATAGACTTTGATTTTGTACCATGTGCCTTGGTTAGATTTATCTGATGGGAGGTCTAGGCTGAATCCTGTGGTGAGTATAACCCACCAAAACATATACCTCTAAGCTACTCAGCTACTAAACCATTCATAAACCTTATGTTTACCTTAGATTTCCTATTGAACCTCTATTTTCAAAGCAATCATAATTGGAAAGCTTGTGCCATTGTGATAGAGTTCATTCTCTTTGTTGTTTCAAACCATTTATTGGTAGTCTATCCCTCATCTCCTGTTTCCTACTCTGCACATTGTTTTAAATAGgtttttcttctaattcttgATGCAGttcaaaaataaacaaaaaataaggaacCAGGTATAAGATAACAAGGGTAAGAGAGGACCACTTAACTCTGGGGTCTCTTGGGGAATCACTCACATTAGTGTGGGACTCGCTCACTACTAAAGGTTACATTGGAATCaaactcttcttctttcaaaccaaaagatatatatatatatatatatgcattatagggaaagaaaagaagagtcGTTGAAATAGAGctatttggaggagagaaagtGGAGTCGTGACTCGTGAGTAATAAATGCTCATGACATCATGTTGGCACCATCATTCTCCCCTGCTTGAAATAACTCATCCTCAAGTTTGAAGAGGTTATCTTCGTCCAAATGTCATGATCAAGCATCTTCAACTAATCCTTTACCTCTCAGCATTGTGCTCAAGAATCAGAACTTGCTTACACTGAGAAACAGAatttgctttgataccaagttgatgcAGCTCAAAAATAAACGAGAAATTACAGAGTAGTTCTCCAAAAATAAGGAACCAAGTACATGATAACAAGGGTCATAAAGGACCACTTAACTCAAGAGTCTCTTAGGGACTCATTCACCCAGGTGTGGGACTCATTGGAATCAAACTCTTCATCTTTCATATAtagggaaagggaaaaagatccgtTGTAAAATAACCATTGCTCATGACTCcacttttctctccctctccaatgGCTATTTCCCAAGGGCTCTTCTAATGGCTCTATTCCaggatatatatatttttatatgtgtgtgtgtgtgtgtgcgtgtgtgtatCTTTTGTCTTGTAAGATGAAGAGTTTGTTTCCAATGTAAAATCTTGTGGTGAGAGAATCCCACACTCTTGGGTGAGTGATTACCATTTGAGTTTGAGGTCCTCTTGTGGTGAGAGTCCCCAAGCAACCCCAAAGTTAAGTGGTCCTCTCTAACCCTCGAGTTAAGTGGTCTTCTTTGTCCGAGACTATGTCTTGGCTTCTATTGGGTCAGCGTCGAGGGAGAGTACACCAACTAGAAAGAATATCCTTAGAGGATGGCAGATGTTAGTATACTAAAAAGAATGCCCTTTTGAGCACCTTTATTACATACCTATACCCAGAAGAGAGTAGAGCCTCGGCTCAGCAACGGCCTTAGACAACCAAGCAACTCCATAGTGCCAAAAGGCACCCTTTGTGTTTTTGGAGAGCCGTTGTGCCCTTGTAATCTTGTGCTTGGTTCTTTGTTTTTGCAATGAaactcttctttattttctagttCATTTTTGAGGTGCATCTATTCTTCCCCAGATGTATGCATTAGGACTTCTATTATTATATTCTGTAATGTCTATCTTTTCTACAGTGAAGACTCTTGAGCTTTCTCGTAAGTAGTTGGTTACGGATGTTCAATTCATAGAGTAAACAGATTTCTGTCGGTAGCTGCATAAAAAATTTGTCAATTAACATTCAAGTACACCATCACAGCAGCATTTTACTGAGAACAAAGTGGTTTGTGGATTAATGCTAAAACTAAGACGGGCAGTTTCATATTGTTGGTTTTCTTTCTATGGAGGCTCTTCAGTATTAGTTGTGAAAAGATGTGGCGAGTGTAGTTTTCAGTATAGCCAACTACTTGCAAACAAGGAGACATTAACAAAAAATTCAGTTCTGGATTGTTTTGCATAGACATTTCTATTAGTTAACAATATTCATATTATCAAAGAAAACCAAGGGGTAGGAAGGTGGTGTCAACCAAGTCTTTGGGACCATAAAAccaatagttgtcaaggcactgCCTAGGCGTCAAGGCGGATTGTTGGGGGTCTAGGCAGTTGTCGCCTTAGTGGTATTGAGCgccttggcccttatttatgccaaatatcatttaattaaCTGAAagacttaagatattattcataagtaagcaaataccctcttatttgaatctaataaaaatagtaaaaaaatcaaattccaaaagaataaaaagttgACCCCCcccctcagttcaagaacaaaaactagattaaTATTTTCATTGAGAGCGAATTTGgcagcattcgcacacaccaaataaggtttgaccggaacataactccttcaatataaatcagatttaagcaatcttggatttgttggaaagctggttttgtgatCTACTTAAGACAAAAAATCTCatgtaaaattaaaatcatttgactattcaaacttcttagagaacaagaacatttctctaaatcgagagcagtttaattacttatagataacatcatattttctaagaacaatataaaccaaatgtgaaactaggtataccatgacaatgaccaattccaagaacagtataaaccaactgtatgttttgattgtttcaaacttccaatagcttgcttcttcagttctgttgtcttctagttctatattgatttttgatgacttgatgtggcttgatattaatttttgatgacttgatgtgacttaatgttgatttgtAATGTCTTGacgtggcttaatgttgattttttatgacttgatgtggcttaatgttgatttgtAATGTCTTGacgtggcttaatgttgattttttatgacttgatgtggcttaatgttggtCTTTGATGATATAAAGTATATAttataacatactaaataatgttagaaaaaaagggtaataaaaataacacttgggcacctaggcgggcgccttgtcgcctaagcgcttaggcacgccttgggtcaccttgctgccttgacaactatgataaaaCCATCTACTGTAAAGTGGATTTCTAGCCATGGATTTAAGCATCTGTCTCGGAAGGGTATATTGATCCAATCTATGAAGGATAAGCTGATCCAGCTGgccaaatgaaataaagaagaagaaaatcagaGTCATTGACCTAAAAATGGTGAAAATTTTAACATTGTATGTaaatgttggaaaaaaaaatatggtacaGTACTTTACAAAGTTATAGACAGATATACAATTATACAATAACACCATATCACAGAAAAAATCTGCAAGCCATACATAATTGTGGTGGATCGATCCAAAACAGAATATATATAGTTTTCCCACTGGTGGTAACCGTGCTTGCAGGTAGGCCAAGCTCTAACTCTTCTATCTAGTTCCCTTTCGCTGAGATAACTTGGGCTTGTTTGAAGGTTTAGTCAGCCTGGAAAATTGACCAGTAGGAAAGACACCCACATATAGCATGCGAGTATAGGAATAACTCTCAATTTCAAGTGCTCTGTGGCAGGTTGTTTGGACCCTTAGTTTTCCCAGGAAAATAGTGAAAACAAGGTGGCAATGAGCTAGGAAGTTTCTACACTTGAATTGGATGAATTACAGAGTTGAAGACACTGATCAGTGTACTAGATAGACTTAGTCAAGATTAGTTGAGCTGGACTCACTAGTGAATGTGGGGTATATGGTGAtaattaaatatgatttcaCTCAATGACAACATGAGGCCCTTAAAGGATCGCTAATAATCTACTGCATTTGGAAGCACATTTACTTGGAAATCTAAAAAGATGGAATTGTGATGCTGGGATGTTGGGTTGAAATGGATGACATTTTAGTTGGTAAGTTAGCCCCATGGTTAGAAAATCATGATGTTGATTAAGGATGTAGGAGATATCCTAGCTGGGACCATTATGCCAAGTTCCAATGGAGTTTGAATCATGGAGATCATATGCTTATTTTTCCATACAAATATGTTATTGGAATCAGCTCTTCAGGAAATTGACCAATTTTGTTGTAATGATTCCATTCAAATTAAAAAGatctctttttagttttttagtttctgtttttttttttttttttttttttttggggttggggggtgTTTGTGGTTGGATCAAGCCACATATGCTGGATGATTTGTCAGGTTACTAGtgcattctctttttttttataggttaCTATTGCATTCTCTAGTCGAATGTTTTGGAACCTTCATTGCGAAGGTTTATTCATCGTAAAGATGTCACAAACACTACCTTAATTCAGATTAACGTTTCTTTGTGGTCTGAAAATATTTTCCATTTGCCTCGTGTCTTTTTCAGAGATGGTATTCATCTTTCTTCTGAAGGAAGCAAAATAGTGGTGGAAGAGATATTAAAGGTCCTCAAGGAAGCCGAATGGGAACCATGTTTACACTGGAAGTCTTTGCCAACTGAATTTTCTGAGGATTCCCCATGTGATCCCGTTGCATCCGATGGCAAGAATACTATAAACCTCTCAGAACTGACTTTTCATACGAAGATTCAATGGGATTAAATCCAGGAAAGATATTTGCTTTTGTCTACAGGATGGTGGTGATTGTGCAGAGTGAAAAcggaagaaaggaaaaaaaaagttgtaatGTTCTGTTCTACCATTTAAGGCATACATCAAGAGGAAGTGTACCTTGGATTAGGGGAttacatttaaaatttataCACAAATCAAATCCATCCATAGACAGAAAAAAGCAAACGATGGCTCCCTTAAGTTATTGATCTGTTTTATTACCTCCTTTCTCTAAGTAGTGCACATTTGTTGGGTGCACTATTTTGTGATGACTCAAATCTAAATTTATATTCAAGTTACATGTATCTGTGATGCTTAGTTTAATAAGAAATTGACAGCTAAGAATAAATCAGGTCAGGTTGTGTTGCTAACTGAACAAGTATGCAACTCCTCACAATTGAAACCTTGATTGCAAATTTGCAACTGCACCTGAAAATTCACCCCCACCAATTTCATAGTAATTTACAAGTCACCTGTTGTTCTAGATGAAGACGAAATACAAACCCAGTTATATTTACCACACCACATAAGCAGAAAAAATTGCTAATTCTACCCAACCTCCGTATTGGATGGGAAGATCCTTACTGCAATTATAGCTATTTTACAAGTACAATTATACATACATAAGAACTTCAGATTAATTCACCATGACATGAATGATGTCCTGACCCCATGGAAATGCATGATGCCCTGGTGTCGTGTAAATTAACAAAAATTATAGAATCGGACTGAGTCTGATCTTAGTAGCCCCACACCatatttcaaaactttttcTAGATTTCCTAGGAAATGCAATACAATACATATCTCATGTGTACATATACATGAACAAACTGATCCGCTACTCACCAAAAAAGAATATTGCTCCTGAAGTCTAAATTACAGCAGTGAAAGTCAGTCCAACCCCAAGCCCGACATCCCTATCTAAAAGTACATATCACCATCACAAGCACTATTTCAATTTATAAAAAtcaaccatgaaataaaaataaatagaaaaaagaggATGAGAGAAGGAATAAATGCAGCACTGAGATAACCCCAGATGCTACCAGAAACAGTGGCACCAGCAGTAGAACTCGCCATGCTACTTAGAACTGCAAATATAGAATTGAACGTGAACAGGTCCAAGTCTTTGATAGTACCATATTGAAACAAAGTCAGGCCGTACACATCCAACTCCGAAAACCACTTCAAGATGGATTATGGATTTTGAGAATGTAGGAGTCACTCAGCCCAAT is drawn from Telopea speciosissima isolate NSW1024214 ecotype Mountain lineage chromosome 1, Tspe_v1, whole genome shotgun sequence and contains these coding sequences:
- the LOC122649194 gene encoding GDSL esterase/lipase CPRD49-like gives rise to the protein MVGPQRPLFVLFGSSIVQLSYSDDGWGATLADIYSRKADILLRGYSGWNSRRALQVVNQVFPKDASVQPSLVIVYFGGNDSVGPHSSGLGPHVPLPEYIENMRKIAIHLKSLSEKTRIIFLSCPPVNEEMIHESNSRYGGIFCHLDRTNEACQRYSEACLELCREIDVKAIDLWSAIQKRDDWMTTSFTDGIHLSSEGSKIVVEEILKVLKEAEWEPCLHWKSLPTEFSEDSPCDPVASDGKNTINLSELTFHTKIQWD